Proteins encoded by one window of Pradoshia eiseniae:
- a CDS encoding GNAT family N-acetyltransferase, translated as MYIKQADEENIEGISHLFDLYRVFYEQLSDRAGAKTFLKERLEKEESVIFFAADLQGYLGFVQLYPTFSSISMQRAWVLNDLYVLTGARNRGVGSLLLNHAQEFAIQTGAKGISLSTAIANETAKRLYRKHGYAEDTHFSHYELVLTGKED; from the coding sequence ATATACATTAAACAGGCGGACGAAGAAAATATTGAAGGTATTTCTCATCTATTTGACTTATACAGAGTGTTTTATGAACAACTCTCTGATCGCGCAGGTGCGAAGACCTTTTTGAAGGAGCGTTTAGAAAAAGAGGAATCTGTCATCTTTTTCGCTGCCGATTTGCAGGGCTATCTCGGCTTCGTCCAGCTCTATCCAACATTTTCATCCATATCCATGCAAAGGGCCTGGGTACTGAATGATCTATATGTTCTAACCGGCGCTAGGAATAGAGGGGTTGGCTCCTTGCTTTTGAATCATGCACAAGAGTTTGCCATCCAAACAGGAGCGAAGGGGATTAGCTTAAGTACAGCCATTGCCAACGAAACCGCCAAGCGTCTTTACAGGAAACACGGCTATGCAGAGGATACTCATTTCAGCCATTATGAGCTAGTATTGACGGGTAAAGAAGACTAA